A segment of the Streptomyces sp. NBC_00091 genome:
GCCCGTGCAGAGTGGTGTTCACCGCGATGACGCCCAGCGTGTGGGTCCGGCGGGTGGCCAGAGCCCGGGCCGCCGAGTTGCGGCGGTACCCCAGCTGCTCGATGACCTGAGTCACCGCGGCCCGGGTCTTGGCGCTGACGTTCGGGTGGTCGCTGAGCACCCGCGAAACGGTCTGATGGGACACGCCGGCGACGCGCGCGACGTCCGTCATCGTGGGCGCTCGCGAGACGTCCGGGAGCTGGGTCAACTCTCTTCCTTTCCTCATCGAGCGGCCTTCCCTCAAGGTACCGAACCAGCCGCGGCCCGCACACATCTCGGACCGACCGGAAGATTGTCGACCAGGTATAGATGTTGGCGTTCACATTATGCAGCGTTGATCGCATGTTGTGGGCAGGAATCTTCTCGTACCTCTTGAGATTGCCGCTTGTTAGCGCTCACAATCTGATCGGGGCGGCTGAGGTAGGCCAGCTGTGATGCCTGGAGCGGCCCCCGATCAGTCCAGCCCACTCATGCGCGGCCGCGGGGCCTGCCGGACGCCGGTCCCGGAGAAGCCGGCCGCGCATGCCGGAGAGACGGTGAGAGCGCAGTGAGCGAGACCTTCCTGGGGGACCTCCGTCGCGAGGTCCTCGCGGCCAACCTGCGCATCCCGGAGGCCGGTCTGGCCACCCTCACCTGGGGAAACGTCAGCGGAGTGGACCGAGGCGCCGGCGTCTTCGTCATCAAGCCGTCCGGGGTCTCCTACGCCGACCTCGCAGAGGAGGACCTGGTGGTGGTGGCACTGGAGGACGGGCGGGTCGTCGAGGGGCACCTCAGGCCGTCCACCGACACCGAAACCCATCGGTGCCTCTACCGGGCCTTCCCCTCCATCGGCGGCGTCACCCACACGCACTCGACGCACGCCGTCGCCTTCGCCCAGGCGCGCCGCCCGATCCCCGTACTCGGCACGACGCACGCCGACACCTTCAACGGGCCGGTCCCCGTGACGGAGGACCTCACCGCCGAGCAGTGCGCGCGGGACTACGAGTACAACACCGGACAGGTGATCGTCGCCCGGCTCGACGGCGACCCCCGGCGGGCCGACGAGGTCCCCGGAGCGCTCGTGTCACGACACGGACCCTTCACTTGGGGCGCCACCGCGAAGGCGGCGCTGGAGAACGCCATCGTCTGCGAGGCCGTGGCGGAGATGGCGCTGCACACGCTGGCACTGGGGTCCCGCCTCGGGGAAGCCTCCGAACCGCCGAAGCACCTGCTGGAGCGGCACTTCACCCGTAAGCACGGACCGGATGCCTATTACGGCAACGCTCCTCACGCCCCGGGCGTCTGAAGTCGCGCACCGGCTCGGGAGGTGGCGACCTGTTCTCGGATCAAGGGGGCGGTCAACTACCGGTTCCGGACCGTGACTTGACGTGTCCGTCAGGCGCCGGCCTCGCGCTGGCCGTCGGCGGCCTGTCCACGACCGCCCTGACCGTTCCGGTCGCGGCTGCCGCCACCGCGGCAGCCGCTGCCGGCACACCTGTACGGGTCAACCAGCTCGGCTACCTGCCCGACGGCCCCAAGCGGGCCACCGTGGCCGGCTCCGCGACCGCCCCGCTCGCCTGGCAACTGCGCGACGCCTCCGCCTCGGGTGCCACCACGGTGCGCGGGTCCGACCAGGCGTCCGGCCAGTCCACGCACCTGGTGGACTTCGGCGCGTACACCGGCACCGGCACCGGCTTCACCCTGGTCGTCGACGGCCAGAGCAGCCACCCCTTCGACATCTCCGCATCGCTGTACGACGGACTGCGCGCCGACAGCATGTCGTTCTTCTACCAGCAGCGCAGCGGTATTGCGATCGACGCGACTCTGGCGGGCGGCAGCGCCTACGCCCGCCCCGCCGGGCACCTGGGCGTCGCCCCGAACAAGGGCGACACCGGCGTCCCCTGCCAGGCCGGGGTGTGCGACTAACTACCAACTGGACGTGCGCGGTGGCTGGTACGACGCGGGCGACCAAGGCAAGTACGTGGTCAACGGCGGCATCTCCGTCTGGGAGATGGTCAACTCCTTCGAGCGGGCCCGCCGTTCGGGCAGCGAAGCGGCGCTCGGCGACGCGACGCTGCGGGTGCCGGAGCGCGGCAACGGGACGCCGGACGTGCTGGACGAGGCCCGCTGGGAGCTGGAGTTCTTGCTGCGGATGCAGGTCCCGGCCGAGAAGCCGATGGCCGGGATGGCCTTCCACAAGATACACGACGCCAAGTGGACTGCCCTGCCGACCCGGCCCGAACTCGATGCCGAACAGCGTGAGTTGCACAAGCCGTCGACCGCCGCGACGCTGAACCTGGCGGCCTCGGCCGCGCAGTGTGCCCGGGTGTACGCGAGCCGTACGACGCCGCGTTCGCCGCGCGCTGCCTGGACGCGGCCCGCCGCGCCTGGACGGCTGCCAAGGTCAACCCGAACGTGCTTGCTCTCGCGACCGACAACGCCGGCGGCCGTGCGTACGAGGACGCCGACGTCTCCGACGAGTTCTACTGGGCGGCGGTGGAACTCCTGGCCACCACCGGCGAGTCGCAGTACCGGGACGCCGTCGCCTCCTCTGCGCACCACACCAAGTCCGTCGACGGATTCTGGTGGGGCGGCACCGCGACGCCCGGCCGGATCACCCTCGCCACCGTCCCCGGCGTGGCCCTGCCCGCCGACGACGTGGCCCGGCTCCGCGGCCTGCTGACCACGGCCGCCGATGGCCACCTGTCCACCATGGCCGGACAGGGCTACGCGGTGTCGCTCCCCGCCACCGGGTACGTGTGGGGCTCCAACAGCTCCGTCACCAACAACGCGATCGTGCTGGCCGTCGCATACGAGCTCACCGGTCAACAACGGTACCGGGCAGGAGCGTTGGAGTCCCTGGACTACCTGCTCGGCCGGAACGCACTCGACCTCTCCTACGTCACCGGCTACGGCGATCGTTACCCCGCGAACCAGCACCACCGGTTCTGGGCACACCAGAACGACGCCTCGCTGCCGCACCCGCCGGCCGGATCCTTCGCGGGCGGACCGAACGCGGGGCTGGAGGACCCGGTGGCCAAGGAGAAGCTCGCGGGCTGCGCACCGGCGGCGTGCTACGTGGACGACGTCGGCTCGTACTGGGCGACGCCGCAGCAGGTTTCGGTCCTCGCCGCGCAGGACCCCGACGCGTCGTCGGGCAGCGCGACGCTCGCGGTCGGTGGTCCTGGCGTGCAGTCGGCGACGTTCACGGCGACGGAGGCGGACGACGACGCTTCGGCGGCCTCCTGCGCGGTGGCGTACCGGATCGACAACGCTTGGGGCAACGGCTTCACGGCGACGGTGACGGTGAAGAACACCGGAACCTCGGCGGTATCCGGGTGGACCATCGGCTGGAGCTTCGCAGGTGACCAGCGGATCACCAACGGCTGGAACGCCACGGTGAGCCAGCCGGGCAGCACGGTCACCGCCCGGGACACCGGATGGAACGGAACACTGGCACCCGGCGGCAGCGTGAGCTTCGGCTTCCAGGCGACGTACTCGGGCACCAACGCCGTGCCGGCGCGCTACACGCTCAACGGAGCACTCTGCTCCTGAACGATCGTCACGTCACGCCCACCCGGCGATGGACGACGGAGTGGAGCCAGGATCGTCCCGGCTCCACTCCATGGCAGGTCGTCAGGTACGGGTCCAGCGCTGGTTGCTGCCGTTCGAGCAGGAGTAGAGCTGGATCAGGGTGCCGTTGGCGGTGTTGTTGCCGGCGGCGTCGAGGCAGAGGCCGGACTGGACTCCGACGATGGATCCGTCGGAGTTGAGGCGCCATTTCTGGTTGTCGCCACCCCAGCAGCTGTAGATCTGGACTTTGGTGCCGTTGCCGGTGCCGGCGGCGTCCAGGCACTTGTTGCCGTAGACCCTGAGCTCGCCTGCGGCGGTGTGCGACCACTGCTGGTTGGTGCGGTTGTTGCAGTCCCACAGGTTGACCTGGGTGCCGTCGGTGGTGCTGGCACCGGGCACGTCCAGGCAGCGGCCCGACCCGACGCCCTTGATCTGTCCAGAACCGGGCGAAGGGGTCGGAGTGGGAGTAGAGGATCCGGCGTTGAGCGCGTTGAGGACGGAGGAGTAGGCGGCCTTCTTGCTGCCGTCACCGTTGAACAGCAGCGGCGAGTGCTCCGGTCGCCAGGAGTCGGTGTCGCGCACCCCCCAGACGGTGATGCCGAGGCAGCGCGGGACGGCCAGGCAGTCGTTGGTCACGTTGGCGTAGGTCGTGGCCGAGGCACCCTGGATGTCGAGTTCGGTGACGGCCACGTCGACGCCGAGGGCTGCAAAACTCTGCAGGGTGGTGCGGAAGTTGCTGTTGTAGGGGCTGTCGCTGTTGAAGTGCGACTGGAAGCCGACGCAGTCGATCGGCACGCCGCGCTGCTTGAAGTCCCGGACCATGGCGTACATGGCCTGGGTTTTGGCCCAGGTCCAGTTCTCGACGTTGTAGTCGTTGTAGCAGAGCTTGGCGGCCGGGTCGGCGGCGCGCGCGGTGCGGAAGGCGACTTCGATCCAGTCGTTGCCGGTGCGCTGCAGGTTGGAGTCGCGCCGGGCTCCTGAAGTGCCGTCCTCGAAGGCCTCGTTCACGACGTCCCACTGGCCGATCTTGCCCTTGTAGTGGGCCATCACGCCGTTGATGTGGTTGGTCATCGCCTGGCGCAGCGTGCTGCCGCTGAGGCTCTGCATCCAGCCGGGCTGCTGGGAGTGCCAGGCCAGGGTGTGGCCGCGCACCTGCTTGCCGTTCTGCACCGCCCAGTTGTAGACGCGGTCACCCGCGGCGAAGTTGAACTGGCCACGCTGGGGTTCGGTGGCGTCGATCTTCATCTCGTTCTCGGGCGTCACCGAGTTGAACTCGCGGCCGGCGATCGTCGTGTACGCCGAGTCGCCCAGCCTGCCCGAGGCGATGGCGGTACCGAAGTACCGGCCGCTCTGCGTCGCCGCGCTGCCGAGCGTGCTCTCGGCGGCGTGTGACGTCGGCGCCACCAGCGCGGCGGCCGCACCGAGGACGCCGACGACCAGGGCCGCACACAGGACGCTGGTCTTCCGGCGGATGGTGGGTGGGGGAATGGCTTGTGAGCCCATGAATGAGCCTCCAGAAAGAAATCGCGGAAGGGTTGGATCGCGGCATGGTGAATCCGCGTGAACGACGCCCGCGTCCATGGGAAAGGGACGCTCATGAGCGCGTAGAGATCCGAGGACGGCGCCCGGAACCGGACACGGACGGGCCACACCGCCTCGGCCATCAGTCTGGAAACCCCGCCGAAACAAGTCAAGAGTTTCGAAAGCATTTCGAGAATCTGTCTCTCGGGGGCGCTTAGTGGTCCCTTTTCATTGAGTGGTCCTCATCGAAAGTATTTCGATGAGGACCATTCAATCGGGATCTGGCGGAAAGCTGTAAACGAGCATTTCCTTCAGTCGGCATCGCCGGGAATGGCCGCCTGGTCACGGCGGCCTCGGTCAGCGCACGACCGTGTTGAACCCCAGTGCGGGATTGGCGTTCCGGACGAGGGACTTGGCCTGCTCCGGCCACCACACGCCGGCCGCGGGATCGACGATGCCGTACTCCGGGTCGATGGTGCCGCCCGGGATGCCGCGGTTGCACTGGCCGTCGGACTGGCCGACGGTCTTGATCCACAGGTAGGCGTCCACGAGCGGGACGCCGGTGTTCGCGGTCGGCCGGTCGCCGACGCCGCGACCCGGGGCGTTGCACCAGGTTTGCGGGTCGCCGCTGTACTTGCCCGCGGGCGGGGTACCGACGTTCTGCTGGAACCAGCGGTCGGTCCAGTGCCACGTGGACGGATCGTCCACGTTCACGGAGTTTCCCGGCTGCCCGTCGTTCGGTGCTGCGGGTGAGTAGTACTGGCTCGCGCACCAGTCGGCGTGCCCCCTGGCCCAGTCCGGGCCTTTGGTGGCGAACCACAGGCACTGGGAGACCCAGGTGCCGTAGTGGGTGGACAGGCCGGTGGCCAGATAGTTGGAGACGTTCAGCGAGAAGCCCTGGGTGCGGGTGACGCCGGCCTGGAGGAGGCGTTGTGCGATGTCGCCGACGCTGCGCCAGTGGCTGTTGCCGGCGTCCAGGTAGACGACGCTGTTCGGCTGCTGCCCCAGGGCGTCGATCGCGTGGTTGAGGTCGGCGAAGCGTCCTGTGGTGATCGCGCCGGTGGGGTCGCTGCCGGGACCGCAGTCGGAGGAGAGGTTGGCCAGCCCGTCCGGTTCGAGGATGACGACGGCCTTGCTGCGGCCGAGCCCCCGGGCGAAGGCGCTGATCCAGGCCTGGTACTCGGCGTCCGACTGCGCACCGCCGGAGGAATACTGGGAGCAGTCGCGCAGCGGGATGTTGTAGGCCACCAGGACGGGAACCGTCCGGGTTCGCTCGGCGCGGCGCACCAGGTCGCGTACGCGGGATTCGACCTGCTCCGGGGTGCCGGCGGTGAACCAGGCAGCCTCTGGCCAACTAGCTGGCTTCGCCATGGACTTGGCGCCCTCGAAGTCCCGGTGAAGGAAGTCGGTGACGGCCTGGTGGGCTGCGTCGCTGTCGGGATCGACGTGGAAGCGGGTGTTCGTCGCAAGCGTGTGGGAGTCCGGCGCGGAGCTCGCCTCGGCAGAGGCCGGGGCGGCGGCGCCGAGGAGCAGTGTGAGTGCGCTCGCTGCCAGGGCTAATCGGTGCAGCGGGATGCGCACGGGGTTCCTTCGGTAGGGGTTCGCCCTTCGGCGAGGGAAGGGGGGTCAGTAGCCGTAGATCATCTTGTAGGCGACCTCCGGCAGGAACTGTCCGGCCGAGGAGTCGGCCCCGACGCCGCAGTTGCCGTCGGACTCGCCGGGGACCTTGATCCACAGCAGCATCTCGGCACCGCCGCCGCGCTGGCTGGGAGTGCCGATCCGGCGGCCTGCGGGGTTGCACCACTGGCCGTTGGAACCGTTGCCGTTGCGGCTGGTGTCGACGACGAACGGCTTGGTGTAGCCGTAGGAGCCCAGGGCGGAGTTGACCGCGTTGCCGTAGGAGGTGTTCTGGTCGGTGGTGAAGTAGTTGGAGACGTTCAGCACGAAGCCGCGTGCCCCGCCGACACCGGCGGCGGCGAGCTGGCGCGCCATGGTCGAGGCGTCGACCCAGCCGGGGTTCCCGGCGTCGAGGTAGACCCAGGTGTTGGGTGCCTTGGCCTTGAACTGGTCGATCGCGTTCTTCAGCATGGCGTTGCGCTCCGCGATCTGAGCAGCCGTCATGCAGCTCTCGTGGCCGAGCGCGTCGGGTTCCAGGACGACCACGGCAGGGCGGTTGCCGATGCCACTGGCGAAGGCGGCGATCCAGGCGTCGTACGCGGCCCGGCTCCCCGCGCCGCCGCCGGAGTGACCGGCGCAGATGTCCCGGTGGGGGATGTTGTACGCGACCAGGATCGGCAGCTTGTCGTAGGAGTCCGCGCGGCCGACGTAGGCGCCGGTTGCCGTGCCGATATCGCCGCTCCAGTTCCCGAACCAGCGGGCTGCCGGGGTGTTGGCGATGGACGTCCGGATCGCCGCCGCCCGCCCGTCGCCGGGGTTCGCGTTGGTCCACCGCAGGGCGGAGTTGTCGGGGTCGGCGTAGAAGCCGCTGGTCATGGTGGTCGGGTCCGCGGCGTACGCCGGGCCGGCACTGATCAGGGCGAGACCGGTGGCGAGGGCACCGGCCAGCAGGACGGATGCGGCTCGGACGGACTTGCGCATGGTTCTTCCTCCGGTGGGGGTGGGGGTGGGGGTGGGGAAGTGGAAGCGCTTCCAGTTTTGGTGTGGGGTCGGATCGCGCTGATGGGATGATTGGGGTCGTCGAGGAGCAGTTCTTCCATGGAGCCGTCACCCAAGCGCATGCCGACCCTCGACGAGGTGGCCGCACGAGCCGGCGTGTCGCGCACGGCGGCCTCCCGGGTGATCAACAACGCCCCGCATGTCAGCCGCGCCAAGCGGGAGGCGGTCCAACGGGCGGTGCGCGAGCTGGATTTCGTGCCCAATCCGTCCGCGCAGGCCCTGGCGACCCGCCGGGTCGGAGCGGTGGTGCTGGCGGTCTCCAGCGACGAGCCGGGGCTGTTCGCGGACCCGTTCTTCGCGGAGGTCATCGTCGGCGTCAGCGCGGCGCTGGAGCAGACCGAACTGGAACTGATCCTGCTGCTGGCCAACACCCCGCGCGGCCGGGAGAGGTTCGAGCGGTTGCTGCGCTCCCGCCGGGCCGACGGCGTCATGCTGATGGCGCTGCGCGGCGACGATCCGCTGGGACGCCTGGGAGAGGAGGTCGATCTCCCCGTCGTCTTCGGCGGACTCCCGCTCACCGGCGAGCCCACGTGGTACGTGGACGCCGACAACCGGGGCGGTGCCCGCCTGGCCGCCGAGCACTTCGCGCGCACGGGCCGCCGACGGCCCGTCATGATCACCGGACAGATGGACGCCAGGGCCGCAGTCACGCGGGAGCAGGGGTTCACCGAGGGGCTGACCTTGTCCGGCCTGCCGCTTCTCGGGGTCGAGCCCGGGCAGTTCACCGAGGACGGCGGCGCGGAGGCGATGGAGCGACTGCTCCGGGCGCACTCCGATCCCGACGCGGTGTTCGCGGCCTCCGACGCGATGGCCATCGGCGCTCTGCGCACCTTGCGGGAACGGGGCCTCCGGGTGCCCGAGGATGTCGCGGTGATCGGCTTCAACGACCTGGCGAGCGCCCGGCACACCAGCCCGCCGCTGACCACGGTCCATCAGCCGGTGCGGGCGCTGGGCCAGGAGATGGCCAGGATGCTGGTCAGTGCCATCGAAGGATACCGCCCCACCCCGCTGATCCTCCCGACCCGCCTGACCGTGCGCGAGTCCGCTCCCGATCTGCCCGCGTCGGCCTGATCAGCGGGCGCTTCCGGCAGGGCCGGCCCGATCTGACGGGAGCGCCTCCCACTCGATTTCCCGTCGCCGCGATCGGCCCGTGGCGATCGGGAGACTCGGCGCCGGGTCAGATGAATCGCCACAGGTGGTCGTTGGCGCCGTTGTCGTCCCAGAGAACGGTATGTGCTCCCTGGGCGGTGGAGGCGCCGGAGACGCCGAGGACGCGGCTGCTGTTGGCGCACTGGATCCTGAAGGTGTCGCCGCCGCCGTGGCGCAGGCGCCACCGGTGGTCGGCGGTGCCGTTGTCCGCCCACTGGACGATCCGGGCGCCGTTGGCGGTGTCGCCGTTCTCCACGGCGAGGACCTTGCCGCTGTGGGAGTTGCGCAGGCGCAGGTGGCCGCCGGTGTCGACTACGGCCGTCCAGAGATGGTCGGCGGTGCCGTTGTCGTCCCACTGGATGGCGAGGCCGCCGTCGGCGGTGGACATGTCCCGCACACCGAGGACCCGCCCGCTGGCGACGTTCTGGATGCGCCTGGCGCCGTCGGGGACGAACTGCCACTGGCCGGCGGGGGCGCCGGTGTCGGGCACCTGTACGGCTGCGGCGCCGTTGGCGGTGGAGCCGCCTTCGATGCCGAGCAGCTTGCCGGTGTGGACGTTCCGAACCTTGTGGTAGCCGTTGCCGGCGTCCACGACGGTCCACCGGTGGTCGGCCGTGCCGGTGTCGGCCCACTGGAGGATCGGGGCGTTGTCGGCGGTGGACATGCCCTGCACGCCGAGGACCTTGCCGCTGTTGACGTTGCGCAGGCGCAGTGCGGCGCCGTCGACGATGAGGACCCAGTTGTGGTCGGTGGTGCCGGTGTCGGTCCACTGCAGAGCGAGGCCCCCGTCGGCGGTCGACATGTCCCGGATGCCGAGGACGAGTCCGCTGGCCGCGTTGACGAGACGGAAGCCGGCGGTGTCGGTCCGCCAGTAGACGGTGTAGTTGAAGCCCTGGGCGTCGTGGAACGGGGCGAGGTCGACCTTCGTTCCGTTGGCGGTGGCCGTGAAGGCGAGGGAGGTGCTGCTGGTCCGGGTGATCGAGGAGGGGGCCAGGGCCGGGAGGGAGGACAGTGTGGTGCTCCCGTAGTTGCCGGCGAGGACGGCGGGGCCGTAGGTGATCGCCGCGACAGCGGGGTTGTCGTTGGCGGCCTGGAGGGCCACGCGCATGGGGAGCTTCACGGTGACGGTGTCGCCGGAGGCCCAGGACCGGGTGAGGGTGGCGTAGGTGCCCGGACTGGCCGTGACGGTCTGGGCGACGCCGTTGACGCTGACGGTGGCGCCCGAAGTCCATCCGGGGATGCGGACGCGCATCGACCAGGTCCCGCCGACGCCGCCGGTGACCTTGAGCGTCGTGGTGTCGTCGGCCGGGTAGGAGGTGGTCTGGGTGACGGTGATGCCTCGCTGGGTCCAGTCCAGGACGGAGGGGAGGAACAGGTTCACGGTGAGGGTGGTGCTGCCGTCGTGGAAGTAGATGGAGTCCATCAGCTTCGTGTTGGACTCGATGCCCGTTCCCTGGCAGCACCAGAACGTGCCGTAGTCGGTGCTCCAGGTGCCGCCGCCCCAGGCCGGGCCCTTGCCGCGGCGGCCGCCCGGGTTGAGGGGGGTGAAGTAGGTGATGTGCCCGTGCGGGTCGGCCGGGTTCTGGGCGCCGATGACGTGGTTGAGCAGCACCTTCTCGTAGAAGTCGAAGTACGACGCCCGGCCGGGGTCCAGCTGCCACAGTTCCCGGGTCAGCTTGAGCATGTTGTAGGAGTTGCAGAGCTCGCAGGTGTCGGGGGCGAGGAAGCCGGAGATGGCGTTCGGGGCCCGGAAGTGTTCCGCCTGGCTGTTGCCGCCGATGGCATACGTGTGCGAGGTGGTGCAGATCCTCCACGCGTTGGCGGCGATGTCGCGGTAGCGGGTCGTCCCGGTGGCCTTGTACTCGCGGACGGCTCCGATCCACTTGGGCACCTGCGTGTTGGCGTGCAGACCGTTCAGTTGGTCCAGGTTCGCGGCGAGGGGGTCGAAGACCGCGGCATGGTCGAACCGCTGGGCGGTGGCCAGCCAGCGTGCGTCGCCGGTCTGTTGGTGGAGGTCGGCCAGCACCTCGTTCATGCCGCCGAACTCGACGCCCATCAACGACTGCATCTTGCTCTGGCTGAGCGCGGCGGTGCGCCGGTCGACCCAGCCGGCGAGCGCGAGGAGCACGTCGCGGGCCTGCGTGTTGCCGATGAGGCGCCACACGTCGAGCAGACCGGCCATGGTCTTGTGGACGCAGTAGTACGGGACGTTGCCGTTGTTCAGCGTGCCTGCTTCGAGGCTGGTGAAGTCGGCCTCGGGGAAGCCCGACAGGTAGCCGGCGGAGAAGCCCGCGGTGGAGTTGTTGGCTTGGCACTTGGCGAGTTCGGCCACCATGCGGTCGGCCTTGTCGCGGCAGGTGGTGTCCCCGACCGCGGCGTAGGCCTGGGCCCATGCCGTGAGGAAGTGGCCCTGCACGTGGGTGCGGAAGGGGAACGCCGGGTCGTCCCATCCTCCGGTCGGGGCCGCGGCGTTGGTGGAGAGCCGGTGGTTGGCGCGGAAGTTGTACAGCAGGCGGTCGACGTCGATGAAGCGGAGATAGGCCAGGGTGCGGTTCTGATTGTCGAGCCAGCGGCTGCTGGTGAGCTGGACCTGACCCAGGTCGAACGGGAACGTCGACACTCCGACGTCGGACCTGACCGGGGGCGTCTGCGCCGTGGCGGAGACGGTGTTCAGTACGGGGCCGACAGCCGCGGCCACGGCCGCGACGCCGGTCGCCTTGATCACGGCGCGGCGGCTTAAGGGGGGAACCGGCATGGCGAACTCCGTGGTCTGTGAGAGATAAGGGCGCCGCGCACAAGGGCTGTTGGGCTTCGACCGGCGGTTGCGAGGTCGGTGCTGCGGCTGCCTGCTGCGCATGAGTGTTAACGCTCACAATTGACGTGTCAATACCTCCGTCGGGCGGTGCCGACAAGGCTGTCCCGCGCACCGCGCGCAGCTGCTCCAGGCGATCGATCCGCTCCGGCGGCGTGCATCGCGGCCAGGTACACCGAGGTCAATGGGGGTCGACTGGGCGGGAGGTGAGGTGCGAGGCGGCAGGTGGCGGACGCGGACCGCCACCTGGTCGCGGCGTCAGTGACGTCAGGGCCTGCCTGGCGGTTCCTGCCGGCTCGGGTACGTGATGTCGAACCACGTGAAGTGGGCTTGGCTGGTGGAGGGGCGGCCGTTGGAGGTGGCGTAGAGGCCCAGCTGGACACTGGTGAACAGCGGGGTGAGGAAGGTGGCTTCGATGGTGGCCAGATCCTCCCAGGCGCCGTTCGGAGCCGCGTGGGCGAAGGTGTGGCTGAAGCCGCGGATGCGGACCCCCAGGCGAACGGGGCCCGGCGGGACGGGAACGCCGGCCAGGATCTCGGGCCCGTGGCGGAGGCTGAGTCCCTCCGTGGTGCGAAGGAAGAGGAGATGGGTGTCGTCGTCGAGGACTACGGCGAGGCCTGCCTCTTCGTCCGGTGCGGCGGGGACGAAGTGCAGTTCGGTGGAGACGTCGCAGTCGGGCTGTTCCTGGGGGCGGGCCAGGAGGGACGGGACGGTGCGTTCGCCGAGGTGTTCGGGGCGGAGCTGGAGGCGGAGTCCGTCGCCGGTGGTCCAGAACCGCGCGGGTGGGGTGCGCAGGGTGCTCCAGTCGGCGGCGAGGGTGGCGAAGTCGTCGTGGAGGGGCCGGCGGAGGTCGGTGTGGTCGACGGGAGAGAAGACCGGCCAGCCGTCGTCCCAGGTGATCCGGCTGAGGAAGGTCTCGCGGCCGAGGGCGGAGCCCGGGCGGACGCCCAGAAGGAAGGCCCGCCAGTCGCCGTACGGGGTTTGGACGAGGTCGGCGTGCCCGGTGCAGGTGACCGGCCCCTTGGCGGGTGGGAGCACCGGGTTGCCGGGGGCGCCCTCGTAGGGGCCGGTCACGCGGTCGGCGCGGGCGGCCACCACGCTGTGGTCCACATCGGTGCCGCCCTCGGCGGTGAGCAGAAGATAACTGCCGTCGATCTTGTAGAGGTGCGGGGCTTCCGACCATCGGGCGCCCGGGTGGCTTCCCGACCACAGGACGTGCTCCGGTCCCGTGAGCAGTCGTTCGTGGGGAAGGTATTCGCGCATCCAGATCGCGGTGCGGCCGCCGGCCTCGTCCAGCACGCGGGCGGCGGTGAACCAGGCCCGGCTGCCGCCGCCCCCG
Coding sequences within it:
- the araD gene encoding L-ribulose-5-phosphate 4-epimerase AraD, whose amino-acid sequence is MSETFLGDLRREVLAANLRIPEAGLATLTWGNVSGVDRGAGVFVIKPSGVSYADLAEEDLVVVALEDGRVVEGHLRPSTDTETHRCLYRAFPSIGGVTHTHSTHAVAFAQARRPIPVLGTTHADTFNGPVPVTEDLTAEQCARDYEYNTGQVIVARLDGDPRRADEVPGALVSRHGPFTWGATAKAALENAIVCEAVAEMALHTLALGSRLGEASEPPKHLLERHFTRKHGPDAYYGNAPHAPGV
- a CDS encoding cellulase N-terminal Ig-like domain-containing protein; its protein translation is MTCPSGAGLALAVGGLSTTALTVPVAAAATAAAAAGTPVRVNQLGYLPDGPKRATVAGSATAPLAWQLRDASASGATTVRGSDQASGQSTHLVDFGAYTGTGTGFTLVVDGQSSHPFDISASLYDGLRADSMSFFYQQRSGIAIDATLAGGSAYARPAGHLGVAPNKGDTGVPCQAGVCD
- a CDS encoding cellulose-binding domain-containing protein, translated to MAYRIDNAWGNGFTATVTVKNTGTSAVSGWTIGWSFAGDQRITNGWNATVSQPGSTVTARDTGWNGTLAPGGSVSFGFQATYSGTNAVPARYTLNGALCS
- a CDS encoding endo-1,4-beta-xylanase, which codes for MGSQAIPPPTIRRKTSVLCAALVVGVLGAAAALVAPTSHAAESTLGSAATQSGRYFGTAIASGRLGDSAYTTIAGREFNSVTPENEMKIDATEPQRGQFNFAAGDRVYNWAVQNGKQVRGHTLAWHSQQPGWMQSLSGSTLRQAMTNHINGVMAHYKGKIGQWDVVNEAFEDGTSGARRDSNLQRTGNDWIEVAFRTARAADPAAKLCYNDYNVENWTWAKTQAMYAMVRDFKQRGVPIDCVGFQSHFNSDSPYNSNFRTTLQSFAALGVDVAVTELDIQGASATTYANVTNDCLAVPRCLGITVWGVRDTDSWRPEHSPLLFNGDGSKKAAYSSVLNALNAGSSTPTPTPSPGSGQIKGVGSGRCLDVPGASTTDGTQVNLWDCNNRTNQQWSHTAAGELRVYGNKCLDAAGTGNGTKVQIYSCWGGDNQKWRLNSDGSIVGVQSGLCLDAAGNNTANGTLIQLYSCSNGSNQRWTRT
- a CDS encoding glycoside hydrolase family 6 protein — protein: MRIPLHRLALAASALTLLLGAAAPASAEASSAPDSHTLATNTRFHVDPDSDAAHQAVTDFLHRDFEGAKSMAKPASWPEAAWFTAGTPEQVESRVRDLVRRAERTRTVPVLVAYNIPLRDCSQYSSGGAQSDAEYQAWISAFARGLGRSKAVVILEPDGLANLSSDCGPGSDPTGAITTGRFADLNHAIDALGQQPNSVVYLDAGNSHWRSVGDIAQRLLQAGVTRTQGFSLNVSNYLATGLSTHYGTWVSQCLWFATKGPDWARGHADWCASQYYSPAAPNDGQPGNSVNVDDPSTWHWTDRWFQQNVGTPPAGKYSGDPQTWCNAPGRGVGDRPTANTGVPLVDAYLWIKTVGQSDGQCNRGIPGGTIDPEYGIVDPAAGVWWPEQAKSLVRNANPALGFNTVVR
- a CDS encoding glycoside hydrolase family 6 protein, which codes for MRKSVRAASVLLAGALATGLALISAGPAYAADPTTMTSGFYADPDNSALRWTNANPGDGRAAAIRTSIANTPAARWFGNWSGDIGTATGAYVGRADSYDKLPILVAYNIPHRDICAGHSGGGAGSRAAYDAWIAAFASGIGNRPAVVVLEPDALGHESCMTAAQIAERNAMLKNAIDQFKAKAPNTWVYLDAGNPGWVDASTMARQLAAAGVGGARGFVLNVSNYFTTDQNTSYGNAVNSALGSYGYTKPFVVDTSRNGNGSNGQWCNPAGRRIGTPSQRGGGAEMLLWIKVPGESDGNCGVGADSSAGQFLPEVAYKMIYGY
- a CDS encoding LacI family DNA-binding transcriptional regulator produces the protein MEPSPKRMPTLDEVAARAGVSRTAASRVINNAPHVSRAKREAVQRAVRELDFVPNPSAQALATRRVGAVVLAVSSDEPGLFADPFFAEVIVGVSAALEQTELELILLLANTPRGRERFERLLRSRRADGVMLMALRGDDPLGRLGEEVDLPVVFGGLPLTGEPTWYVDADNRGGARLAAEHFARTGRRRPVMITGQMDARAAVTREQGFTEGLTLSGLPLLGVEPGQFTEDGGAEAMERLLRAHSDPDAVFAASDAMAIGALRTLRERGLRVPEDVAVIGFNDLASARHTSPPLTTVHQPVRALGQEMARMLVSAIEGYRPTPLILPTRLTVRESAPDLPASA